One Gammaproteobacteria bacterium DNA segment encodes these proteins:
- a CDS encoding transposase: MAYLGLVPSEHSSGGSRRQGSITRTGNGHVRRVLTEAAWNYSLPGAHRRGASSDGPSKPRRRCRPLPGRRRNACAGATRP, translated from the coding sequence ATGGCCTATCTGGGACTGGTGCCGAGCGAGCACTCCAGCGGCGGGTCGCGGCGCCAGGGCAGCATCACCCGCACCGGCAACGGCCATGTGCGCCGGGTGCTGACGGAGGCCGCTTGGAACTACTCGCTTCCCGGCGCGCACAGACGCGGTGCATCGAGCGACGGGCCGAGCAAACCTCGCCGGCGGTGCAGGCCATTGCCTGGGCGGCGCAGAAACGCCTGTGCGGGCGCTACCAGGCCCTGA